A part of Citrifermentans bremense genomic DNA contains:
- the scpB gene encoding methylmalonyl-CoA decarboxylase yields the protein MAVISTQLQDNIGTITFNDPDHRNVLSGTLISEMLQSIGALQKGKMRVLVIRAPKGSKVWSAGHDVHELPMPGRDPLSYHDPLVTVLRSIQSLPIPVIAMIEGSVWGGACDLALSCDILIGCHSSTFCMTPAKIGVPYNVSGILHFMNIMGVNFAKEMFFTAEPLSAEEAVRAGLLNHLVESEQLEEFTYAMAGKITRNSPLSIGVIKEQIRLLASAHPLSPLTFERVQGLRRTVYDSKDYAEGIKAFLEKRTPVFSGE from the coding sequence ATGGCGGTCATCAGTACCCAGTTGCAGGACAATATCGGGACCATCACGTTCAACGATCCGGACCACAGAAACGTCTTGAGCGGGACGCTGATCAGCGAAATGCTGCAGTCGATCGGCGCGCTGCAGAAGGGGAAGATGCGGGTGCTGGTGATCCGGGCGCCCAAGGGGTCCAAGGTCTGGTCGGCAGGGCACGACGTGCACGAGCTGCCCATGCCCGGCCGCGACCCGCTTTCGTACCACGACCCGCTGGTCACAGTCTTGAGGTCGATCCAGTCCCTCCCCATACCGGTGATCGCCATGATAGAGGGAAGCGTCTGGGGAGGGGCCTGTGACCTGGCCCTTTCCTGCGACATCCTGATCGGTTGCCACAGTTCCACCTTCTGCATGACACCGGCAAAGATCGGGGTTCCCTACAACGTCTCGGGGATCCTGCACTTCATGAACATCATGGGGGTCAACTTCGCCAAGGAGATGTTCTTCACCGCCGAGCCGCTCTCTGCGGAGGAGGCGGTTCGGGCGGGGCTTTTGAACCATCTCGTGGAGAGCGAACAGCTCGAGGAATTCACCTATGCCATGGCCGGCAAGATCACCAGGAACAGCCCGCTCAGCATCGGGGTGATCAAGGAGCAGATCCGGCTCTTGGCGAGCGCCCACCCGCTTTCACCGCTCACCTTCGAGAGGGTGCAGGGGCTGCGCCGCACCGTGTACGACAGCAAGGACTACGCGGAGGGGATCAAGGCGTTTTTGGAAAAAAGGACGCCGGTGTTCAGCGGCGAGTAG